The sequence CTCCTCGTCCGGAAAGGTGTCCGGGAGGTGGTACGCGTACCGCTCGTCGACCACCGCCGCCTCGGCGTAGCCGCCGTCGGCGTCCCAGCCGGTGAAGCCCGGGCTCACGCACAGGTTCTCGTCGCCCCGCAAGCAGAACCGGCAGCGCCCGTCGGTGTGCCGGAGCCAGGCGATGCCCGCCCGGTCCCCGACAGCGAACCGCTCCGCGCCCACCCCCAAGGCGTCCACCCGCCCGACGATCTGGTGACCGGGCACCACCCCTGGGTGGTGGGGCGGAAGGTCACCCTCGGCCAGATGAAGGTCAGTGCGGCACACCGCGCACACGGCGATCCGCACCCGTATCTCGCCCGGTCCCGGATCGGGCACCTCCCGGTCGACGAGCCGCACGGGCCCACCGGCAATGGGTCCAGGCCGCTCGACGATCCACGCCCTCATGCCGCCACCCTCACACCGGGAGCCTCATCCCTGACACGATGGCACCATGCGGATCGCCCTTGCATCGGATCACGCCGGCTACCCGCTCAAGGTCGAGGTGGCCAAGCACCTCGAGGGAGCCGGGCACGAGGTCCTCGACCTGGGAACGGACTCCGAGGCTCCGGTCGACTACCCGCCGTTCTGTGCCGCCGCTGCCCGAGCGGTCATCGCCGGCGACGCCCAGCTCGGGGTGGTCATGGGCGGCAGCGGCCAGGGAGAGCAGATATCGGCCAACAAGGTCCACGGCGCGCGGGCCGCGCTCTGCCACGACGAGTTCACCGCCCGGCTGGCCCGCCAGCACAACAACGCCAACGTGCTGTCGATGGGCGCCAGGGTGCTCGGAGTGGAGCTGGCCTTGACTATCCTGGATGTCTTCGTGACGACCGAGTTCGAGGGTGGCCGCCACGTGCCTCGCATTGCGGAGATCTCCGCCATCGAGGCGGAGGAGTGTACGCGGGCCGCTCGACCTGGGGACGGGTAGAGAGAGGTCGATGGGGTTCTTCCTGGCCGTCATGGCCGCCCTATGCAACGCCATCTCGTCGGTGCTCCAGCGACGGGGCGCGTCGACCGCGCCGGAGAGCTCGGTGCTCCGGGTCAACCTGATGACCTACGTGCTCAGGCGTCCGGTTTGGCTGATCGGGTTCTCGACCATGGTCGGCGCCTTCCTCTTCCAGGCTGCCGCCCTGTCCTACGGGCAGCTCTCGACGGTGCAACCCGTCCTGGTCACCGAGCTTCTCTTCGTGCTGATCATCCTGTCGATCTGGTCGCGATCCCGTCCGGGCCGGGAGGAGTGGATTGGCGCCCTTGCCGTGACCGGCGGGCTCGCCGGCTTCCTGCTGGCGGCGAGCCCCGCCGGCGGCAGCACCGACGCCATGGCCGGGGACTGGGGCGTCGCCGGCGCCGGTACGGGGGTCGTCGTGTTGGCGCTGATCGCCATTGCCCGCACCAACCGCTCGCCGTTCGCGAGGGCCGCGCTCTTCGGCTCGGCGGCAGCGATCACGTTCGCCCTCAACGCCGCCTTCATCAAGGCGTCCACCAACCTCATCGGTCAGGGCACCGTCCACTTCTTCGCCAGCTGGCCCCCCTACGCCGTAGCTGTCACCGGGCTGGCCGCGTTCTTCATCCTCACCAACGCCTTCCAGAGCGGACCGCTCACCGCGACCCAGCCCGCCCTCACGGTTGTCGATCCGATGGCGAGCATCATCATCGGGGCCGAGGTGTTCGGCGAGACCCTGCGCGACAGCCCCGGGTGGGTGGCCCTCGAGGTCGTCAC comes from Acidimicrobiales bacterium and encodes:
- the rpiB gene encoding ribose 5-phosphate isomerase B; this translates as MRIALASDHAGYPLKVEVAKHLEGAGHEVLDLGTDSEAPVDYPPFCAAAARAVIAGDAQLGVVMGGSGQGEQISANKVHGARAALCHDEFTARLARQHNNANVLSMGARVLGVELALTILDVFVTTEFEGGRHVPRIAEISAIEAEECTRAARPGDG
- a CDS encoding DMT family transporter — protein: MGFFLAVMAALCNAISSVLQRRGASTAPESSVLRVNLMTYVLRRPVWLIGFSTMVGAFLFQAAALSYGQLSTVQPVLVTELLFVLIILSIWSRSRPGREEWIGALAVTGGLAGFLLAASPAGGSTDAMAGDWGVAGAGTGVVVLALIAIARTNRSPFARAALFGSAAAITFALNAAFIKASTNLIGQGTVHFFASWPPYAVAVTGLAAFFILTNAFQSGPLTATQPALTVVDPMASIIIGAEVFGETLRDSPGWVALEVVTLLIMAVGVVLLSRGPLVSTEMGEATAGRAKGATPPGPLPPAPHSRAVGPSGRSG